The following are encoded in a window of Kogia breviceps isolate mKogBre1 chromosome 10, mKogBre1 haplotype 1, whole genome shotgun sequence genomic DNA:
- the TMEM217B gene encoding putative transmembrane protein 217B has product MNDKKVSFMMGIFCILNTIQFLIFEVNEVAYIGYEDSFSIYKETKSELVSWVTTYKKHINICLSTITLMVSSLFLYYIHISNYVGLLCYTMWIITYELLSFSVVLLTNGTIKEQFKELRYLHLIFQVSRMILHFFCLPFVTRYAYSLYKDLKTLSKIGRCKRSSVSTFDTWPPVGLGTLCRKLN; this is encoded by the coding sequence atgaatgacaAGAAGGTCTCCTTCATGATGGGCATCTTCTGTATCCTCAACACCATCCAGTTCCTCATCTTTGAAGTGAACGAGGTTGCATACATCGGCTATGAGGACAGCTTCAGCATCTACAAGGAGACAAAGTCTGAGCTAGTCTCTTGGGTCACGACCTACAAGAAGCACATCAACATCTGCCTATCCACCATCACCCTCATGGTCAGCTCCTTGTTCCTCTATTACATCCACATCAGCAACTACGTGGGGCTGCTGTGCTACACCATGTGGATCATCACCTATGAGCTCCTCAGCTTCTCCGTGGTCCTGCTCACCAACGGGACCATCAAAGAGCAGTTCAAGGAGCTGAGGTACTTGCACTTGATTTTCCAGGTCTCCCGAATGATTCTGCACTTTTTCTGTCTGCCCTTCGTCACCAGGTATGCGTACTCCCTTTACAAGGACCTCAAGACTTTAAGCAAGATAGGCCGCTGCAAACGCTCCTCTGTCAGTACATTTGACACCTGGCCACCTGTCGGGCTGGGAACCTTGTGCCGCAAGTTAAACTAA
- the TMEM217 gene encoding transmembrane protein 217, producing the protein MRQQHWCGMTAKMGSVLSGVFTIMAIDLYLIFEQKYLRRSNCTELTPQTKSTSILIKQFMICWSLTIVFFLSFITIIICFLLLYSVYAHMYKGLVIYIIWIFFYETVNIVVQTLTNDESNIGEVRIMRWFGLVSRILVHCFWMYFVITYAYMIYKNQTKGNIVSYNRRISTGSGVFPRRKSKIIHFTHRPL; encoded by the coding sequence ATGAGACAGCAGCACTGGTGTGGGATGACCGCCAAAATGGGCTCTGTGTTATCAGGGGTCTTTACCATCATGGCCATCGACTTGTACCTCATCTTTGAACAGAAGTACTTAAGGAGAAGCAATTGCACTGAGCTTACCCCACAGACCAAGAGTACAAGTATCCTGATAAAACAGTTCATGATCTGCTGGAGTTTGACCATCGTCTTCTTCCTATctttcatcaccatcatcatctgcTTCTTGCTGCTATACTCAGTATACGCCCATATGTACAAGGGCCTGGTGATCTACATCATCTGGATCTTCTTCTATGAAACTGTAAACATTGTAGTACAAACACTTACCAATGATGAATCTAACATCGGAGAGGTCAGAATCATGCGCTGGTTTGGTTTGGTGTCCCGTATATTGGTGCACTGTTTTTGGATGTACTTTGTCATCACCTATGCCTACATGATCTACAAAAATCAAACCAAGGGCAATATCGTTTCCTACAACAGACGTATTTCTACAGGCAGTGGAGTATTCCCACGGCGGAAATCAAAGATAATACACTTTACCCACCGGCCACTATAG